The Lonchura striata isolate bLonStr1 chromosome 13, bLonStr1.mat, whole genome shotgun sequence DNA window GGCAGGAATTCAGCCTGGGCAACTCCCAGAAATTCCCTTCCATTCCCACAGGCCTTCCTGGGAAGCAAGGAGATGCCTTGACATCAAGAAGGAGtttgatgctgctgctgctctgactcCAAGCGTGggaaaccagcaaaaaaaagcagcaagaatTTTGGGCAGGGCAGTCCGAGCATCTCATTTACGCTTCAGTATCCTGCTACACCAGGAGGATCACTCAGCGGAGGGGATGCAGGGGATAAATCACccccagggtttggggacagcaTCCTCAGCCAAAAACTTTTGGGACTTGCCAGCAGACAAGACAGAGAGGAGCCAATGCTGGCACTGAGGTTTCGCTTCAGGGAGGTGACAGAGAGGAACCCAAATGAACAGAAACCAACGAAAGTATTTGAGTCACCAGTCGCCCAAAACCACcaggacagggcacagctgcagcagcagtgccctggggctgcccgGCACCGGGCAAGGTGCAGGGATGGGTGCCTGGGATGCAGGCACTGCCTCTGGACTGGGGCTCCTCCAGACCCCACCAGATGGGGATGGCAGTGCCATTCCTGCCTGGCTTGCAGGAGAAGTGCAGGAATTCCTTCTGGAATTTCACAAAAGCCGCGGTGACTCTGAGCCGGGGGCACCCCTGTGTGAAATCAGTGCACTTACCTGGAAATCTGTGCTGGAGCTTCAGCCTCGGAGGCTTCCTCATGGTGGATTGCAGGATGGGGAAATCCAGGTTAGGCCTCAACCCAAGCCAGATCCAAGCATTAAACCTAAGCCCAAAACACTTCTGCCAACCCCACCTGAGCCAAAACAGGACCCCTGCCCACAATCACATGCCCACCTCATTACCCTTCttgcatcccagtccctccTCACCCACGAGGTATTTCCTCTTGGAATCTCTTTGGGATGGAAGCCATGGCGCTGGTTAAGGTCCCAAACCGAGCTGTGGGCTCTGAGACGCTgacaaaactaaaaataaccAGTGCAGCACGAGGCACCTCAGCTCCCCACGGCTCTTCCGCGGTCTGGGGTGGAAATTGAAAGAGCCCTGGGTAGGAGCAGGTGGCTCCAGGCGAGCTCAAGGTGGTGGTTTCTGGGGAAGGACTTGGCCCTGCACATCTGGGGAAACCACGAGTGGGGTttctgctgtcccagctccattccagcATGTGTTGTTCCAGCACAGCCCACAGCAGGTGCCTCGCTCCCACCTCCACCCTGCCAGGCCCTcaggtgatgcctcaggtttggcttttctatttttcacattctgtgctgctttagagTGCAGTTTTGAGCGTCACacgaggggatgctgagctctgtgcacagagcagggagacaaaacaattcctgctccagctgggcaccaaggacaaatgatccaaacctcagcccaggagcacaaacagcgtgggctggagagagaaaaacaagcaggatgggactgatgggctggagctggaatgggacaatgaactccaaggtgccaatggagcagagctgatcccagggagagccccgggagcgctcgggCATTTTGGGAGCGTTTTGGTTCACCTTGGGTTccttttgggaccattttggttcaccttgggttcattttgggaccgtTTTGGTTCaccttgggttcattttgggaccattctGGTTCACCTTGGATTCATTTTGGGACCGTTTTGGTTCACCTTGGATTCATTTTGGGACCGTTTTGGTTCACCTTGTATTCATTTTGGGACCgttttggttcatttgggtgcagccctggctgggctctggtgatGCCCagggtggatccatggaggagatcctttaataaatccctgctttattctttagctcagCTTTCACAAGGCATCACAGGAGGTGAAGCTTCCTCACCCTCTGAGGGAGCAGCgagggctggagcaggattAAAGCCGTGGGCTGCTCAGGAAGAGCAGAGAAAGGCTGAGCAGTGCTCACAGAGCACCCACAGCTGCCATCCCCACCCCAGTGGCACAGATCCCACAGGAGCTTACAGGAGTTGGGGTCTCCTTTGCCTTTAGGATCTTGGTGCATTCTAAATTGTGGTGTGCAGCCAGTTCTCCCCACAAGCACGGAATCCAAGCACTGAAATTCCTGCAGAGGATGTGCACAAGGGCACAGACAGCACCATGAGCATCCCACCACCAGGGCTGGGCCAAGGATGGAGGAATTCCCTCAATCCTCATTCTTGATCACAAAGCTCAAGTTCTCCCATCTCAGGGCACCCCCCTAGACCAGAACCCTGAGAAATCTGGATGGAGAAGTGTCCTGGTTTGTGCTGGGATAAAGTTCATTTTCCTCTCAGTAGTATTGTGCCTCACCTGCTTCCCTTCACTTTTActcctctttccctttcatTGCAATTGCTATACTTGATATTTTTATAATTGGAATCCCTGAATGGTTtgtgctggaagggaccttaaaactcatctcatcccaccccttgccatgggcagggacaccttccactgtcccagacTGCTCCAAGCACCTTCAAACTTTGCCTTGAgtatttccagggatccagggcttTTCTGGGTCTCACCTCCCTCGcggggaagaatttcttccccaagaattttcttccaaatattAAACTGATGTCAATCCACAAAGCTTTTCTTTGCAATTCCCCTCCTATGAAGGGGTCACATGGAATGAGGGAGGCACCCGGCTGCCAGCTGGGATTGCACCACGACAGGACAGTGGGGAAACACTCCCCTTTCCCATGGGAAAAGGCAAAGAGGAAGTTCTTGGACACAGCCATAAAAAACTGCCCCCACCCCATGGCCTTGGAGCGTCACAcgcagctcagggctgtggcAGATGAGCAGGGACacatcttcctcctccctggAATGGGGGGGCTCCAAGTGACCCcatttccctccctccattgcattacagcattttgactcctttttttcctgcctggaGATGAATCCAGGAAGtccaggaagaggaaggagatgaGTGAGGCTTAACACAGACCCCACCACCAAAACCAAATTAGGGGCAAGGCAAAGGTCCCAGActcctcccagcagctccgagaCCCCACTCCTTGCACCCAAAAACCACATTGCAAGAGGAATACAAAATATAGCACTTTAATTGCAGGGAGATATAAAAATTTacccaaaaaaattaataaatctcAGGCATACAATAAATAGGCAGCTTTGGTGGCACGCACACACGTGCAGTCCTGCTTTGggaggcaccagcagctccccagagctgggggcaCACACAGAGGCTGTGAAAATGAGGATTTACACATGGATGACGCTGCCTGGACACGCTTGGGAGAGCCCCACACGTGTGTTTGGGAGGGTGAAGCCAAGCTATTCACACTATGCTGCAatcttgaaaaattaaaattctatatatttatagaaaCTCTGGCTCTGGTCAGGAAAAATTAAGATTCCCAAGTTTTCATAGTCAGTATTTGCATATAGAATCTCTGCATCAGTTTCCAAATTTCAATCCACTTTGGTGTGAAAGAGAAACACATAAATCtcacagcaaaaataaagaGAGATCTCAGGAGTTCTCTTTGGGAGGCACATCCTGCCTTTCACCAGCAGGAGTCTTTGAAGGGGGAAAGCTGATTCCTGGATATAATTTCCTAAATTTGAGCATTCTAAGGCTTTTCCAAAAGTCAACTCTTATCAAATTGCTGCTCTCAGCAAGGTCTGAGTTGCAGAATGTTGGGGCAGGTGGTTACAGCTGTTGATTTTTGGTTCTGCCTGACTGGCCATTAACAAAGGCAACACAAAGCAAAGCCAGCCCTGACCTTCCTGCACAGCTTGGATGCTCTAGACAGTCCTGGGACTAAAAAAGTCACTTTTATCATCATAAATCATTTACAGGACAAACACTGAACATCCAACCCGTTTGCTCACGGCAATTTCCACCTCTGGATTTCTACAGACTGGAAACGGCAAAGAACAAAACCCAACTttccaaaagtaaaaaaaaataagaaaaaaaactaaaggACTCTTTTGAGTGTCGCATTTTAGGACACTTGGGCACTGATGGGATTAATGTGGGTGTGGATGAGCCCAGGCCAGCAGGCTGGGAGGGGGGCAGGGCTCAGACTGCGATCTGCTGGTTCTCTCGGAAGAGCGGCCGTGTTGTGCAGACGTCCTGGAAGATCCGGTAGCCCTGCTCGTGCTGGGGCTCCTCAGCCACGGGCAGcatggggctggagctgcagctcttcccagccTCGTCCACCACCTGCCTCAGGTACAGCTGCTCCACCTGGGGCAAAGGAAAAAGGTCAGGGATTGAGTGAGGAGTGTTCGCTTTggcatctcctgctgctccatccAGTGGAgatggggtggggggcacacagcagagcacagcggggcaggtcctgccagcacagcaggtCTGGCTCCACAAGCACCTCCAGGAAATaaaggagcagccccaggagctcctgccagcagggaTATTGAGGTGCAAGGACAGGCTGGGGGATGTCCCAGCACATCCAGAGTGATCTGCTGGGGCAGACATCCCAGACAACAGGAGGTGATGAGGTCAGGAGTTGTGCAGGAGGCACAGGACCATCTCTGGTCTTGTAAAATCCCCACAGGACCTCACAGACCTGGTGGGTCTCTGCTTGCTCGAGAGGGGATGCCACAgcctccctgtgccctccctgtCACATCCCAAGAGGCTCCAGAAACCCCTGTCCTGAGCCTTTTCAACCCtacagctgctgcagcttctccaaGGAGACTCTGACCAGAGCCACGAGGGCTGACCCCACATCCCATCCCCTTCTTCACCCTCCTAAGATCTCCCAaccccactgctgccaatcaCAGCTGCTGCCCACATCACTGACGGATCTGAAATCCACCAGTCCAGGGATTTacttccccatttcccacaggAAAAGGCACAAGTCCCAACGCCAATGCAGGATCAGAGGTAGGAAACACTTCCCTGCAGCTCACAAAACTCGTGCCATTGGGGAGTTTCATTTGCCAACCCAGCTCCAGGAATCTGACCATCAGCAGCCCAAGCAGCTCTCAGGAGGCTGTGGAAAAGCACCACATTTCCACCCCAATCCAGGCACCCAAATGCCCCGTGGCTGCAGGGCGtggagctctgctggcagaATTCCCACCCTGTCTGGGTCCCTTTTCCTGGCAGCCCTCCGTACCTGGACAAGGATGAGTTTACACCTCAGTGGCACAGCATCTGGGAACTCCTCCCCGAAGCACAGCATGACCCTGCTGTCTGGGAAGCGGCCCTGGTTGTTGTAgtactgctgcagctctgcaaggaCAAAGGAAAACTTGGGATTTGCCCTCCAGAGGCTGCCAGCCTTTGTTACACGGCCCTGCCATCAAACACCCCACAAGGAAGCCGTGGGCTCAAGCAAAGCCTCCAGCTTTGGGATTTGCCACGTGATCCCAAACGCCACATTGTCCTTTCCCAGGCCTGGTGGTGTCACCTGCTCCTCCTTGGGAATGCAGCAGCGAGGGATTCAGAGTGCTGCAAGGAAAAAGGGCTCCACCCTTCCGACCCCACCACAGGGCCCAAGGGGGTCTCACGCCGGGTTCAAGCTCCAGAAACCCTCTGTGCATGGTCCCAAGGCTTTAGGATCCCAGAATTACCTCAACTTTTCCAGGGAGCTTCTGGCCAGAGTCAAATCCCTGTTCTCCCATCCTCTCCTCCACCCTCCTGAAGGTTTCCCCACCCCAAACTGCTGCCACCCAGCCTTGTCCACCACATCTGCTGGTGGACAACCAACCAGCACAGGGATTTATTTCCCCACAGGCAAGAGCAGAAACCCCAACACCAAAGAAACCAGGAGGCCCCTCACAAACCTCGGAAGAACAAGTTGGTGTCAAAGATCTTCACCACCTCCTCCCGGTCCAGTTTGTTGGGCCTGTCCTTGTAGGCCATGGTGTTGCCACTCCAGaagaccctgccctggcacagcctcttGATGAAGATGCCCTGCTTGTTGCTGTGCAGGAGGACACCCCTCTCCAGGTGCCCGAAGAGCTTCCTGGTGATCTGCTTCTGCCGGTCGTTCTGGATGGCGTCGGCTGAGGGGAACCGGACGTGCTCCAGGGCATCGGGGGCGTAGAGCTTCTCCCCGTGGCCCGAGGGCTGCCCCAGGGAGATCCTGCAGCCCTCGGAGCACGAGGTGCTGACGTGGCCCACCAGCCTCCCGCTGTAGTAGAAGCTGATCACCATCTGGGAGTAACCTGGGAGGCGATGGAAGTGCATCAGGAAAGGACCAACCTGCTCCTCGCTGCCCTGCCCACGTCCCCAAATCTCCTGGGAGCGATTCTCTCTTGGTGGAGGGACATCTCCAGGGCTGGCCAGCAAGGGACAGCTCCCAGTATTTACAGGATTGTggaatggttggggttggaagggacgtCTGGGCCAGTCAAGccccctgcccaggcagggtcacctggagcaggtgacacaggaacaaATCCAGGTGGGGTTTGTTCCAGGAATTCCTCTCTGAACGTTCCACaactccctgggcagctgttccaACACTCTGACAACCTCCATGGGAAGTTTTTCCTTGTGTTGAGGTGGAACTTCTGGTGGTTTAGTTTGTGGCTGTGAAATATATTGAACTTCTTCCTCCTGACTTTGCTCCACACCCtccccatgccatgggcagATCCCCCATTCCAAAGGCTgcctgatcccaccatcccaaGCAACTGCTGCTCTTTGCCCCCATGGCACCCAGGATTCATCCCAGCATGGAGATGTGGATCATCAGGAGGGTGCAGCACCTCCTAAACCCAAAGCTATGCACGCTTAAAGGTGGGGGACAGAGCCAGAGCCACCTCCTGCCACCAGCACCGGAGAGGAGCACCTGGTGGCCAGGTGAGGTGCCTTACCTGAGTGATACTGCTCGTAGCTGGAGTATCCACTCATCAGGGGCAACGCTGCGGGCACAGAAAGCCAAGCTGAGcctgaattcccaaatcccaatcccccagctccccccacCAACCCCTCCATTTTCTATCCCACCCCCAACATGGGAAATGCCAGCAAAAAGCTCCCAGCTGCATTTCTTGATGGGTGCTTCCAACATTCATAATGAGGAAGACAAAATAAACTGCTCCCCATTCCGTATCCCCGCACAGGAAGATTTTTCCTGccccaaaaaaatctcccaaataCCACACAAGCTGCTGGCTGCTTaccagggctgggctgctgcacCCACCAGTCGGGGATTGGGGGGTTCCTGCAGGTCTCCTGGGGGGGCGAGGGGCTCCTCTTGATGATGCCCAGGTATTCATCCACACaggagggctgggggacagcagACACCAGGATCAGAGCAGCTCTGATGCCTCCAGCAAGAGTGAAACTTGAAGCCTCACTCAGGTGAAACgtggatgaaaaattaaactctACAATTCTAAcaaagatttgtagggaataGTTATGTTTATTTACAGTGTTTTGGATGTAGCTTGGGACTTACTGTTTTTTAATGAGCATGTGTACTTTtgagcattttaaattttttttattgctcttACTAATTTCTATATGTATAGAATTTTCTAATAGGTTAATGCATATTCATTCTGCTGATTTCACATTACACTTCTAGTTAGTTACACTTGTActcagtttttgtcagaaagtatAGAAAGAACTCCTGGGTTACTTTGCCCTGTCTGTTTCAAGGTCTGAGGAGCCTTTCTTATCTTAtttttttagtgtggaaatttgtattctttttctttagctGGGGTAGTTGTGTTAGTGTCGTAGTTACTAGACTAAGCAATATATTTAGCAAGTTTCAAGTGGTACATTTTACTTAAATTTCAATGGATTTCTACCgtgttaaattttcactccGTCTCACAGGGTTtacagtttttttccccaatgcctattacctatattaaatggtgcttttctatcttttatatggtacattacgtgttacatggttgcAGTTTTCCccatgcctattacctatattaaatggtgattttctactctaaaccaatctgtgagtgccaacatcaccaagaacatggaggtgaggaaggagaaagagggaggacagggcaggcccagatccctccatcttaaaacctctgaccctcatgtacaaaaccaaaacccccctgtacagcactcaaaaattcttccctctactttgtggctacttctactataatatctaaacttttgtgacttcatgttcttcctgcaaggttggtaaatcataccatggttcaaacccaaaatcacagctgtttccagctgcctgccagggtctcaaatgcttccgACCCgaaacatccaaaaatgtctgagggacattttgagttcccacaccaCCTGAACAAGCTGCAAACCCAACGCTGCAGCTTTGCAGACGAAATTTGGGCAGTGCTGTCCCAAACCAGACCCTCACCTCTTTGATGAGGTCCTCgatggcagaggagctgcagtcCATGTCGCTGACATCAGCCAGGCTGCTCCCGTTGGCAACCCCTGCTTTGCCTGGAGGGAGAGGTGGGGCTGCAGTCAGCACAGCCACACGTGCCaagcacagctcctctggaagGGTTTTGGAAACCTTTCACCCAGTGAAAGTCAGGAAAGCAGGaaccacagcagagccatgtaACAGCACCTTGGAGAAGCTCACAGCCCCTCCAGAGCTGCTTGTTTGGGGTAAAAAATCACTTTACAActcatttttccccccagcGCAGGGACCAGCAGCAAGAAAAATCAAAAGCCTGCCTGGTGACAGAgaaagagctggagcagaggagagagtttggggtttttttgagcaCCCCAGagactggggctggggctgctgcttctcttttttccacCAGCCTTCCccagtgcagtgctgctgctggtgggaacCTGCAGTGCCATTTGCATAgtggcagcacagcccctgtgTGAACGGGCTGGAGGGGACAGAGATGCTAAAGGCAGATTTCCTGACTGCAAAACTcattctttttttggtttttttgtaagTTTTTAACTTAAAAAGGACAAAGCACACAGCCTCCCCTAACCACAAATAGAGTTAGTGTGAGCTGAGCCACACCGGACACCAGGGCAGCTCTCTGCAAAATTATTGCTCCTCCAGCAAGAAAAGGGATTTATTGCAGCTCCCCACCATCCTCAAGCAAGAAAAGGGATTTATTGCAGCTCCCCACCATCCTCACAGAGGggttgggaggaaaaaaaggttgaGGCTCATGTCCCTCCCCCAGGCAGGGAAAGTGGAATTTTCCCCTACAACATCCTTAGGGAATGGGAGCtcccaggaggctgcagccaggacagctcgCTCAGGTGCAGGGCTCAGTCCTCTCCTGGGCAACTCAcacttctgctcctcctctggcACGATCCTGTAGACCTTGTAGGGCTCGGAGATGTCCAGCTGGGACCTGTCTGTCACCTCCTCAAAGTCGGGGCTCTTGTTCAGGGCGCAGCGAAGCCGCGTCTTCCACGTGGCCGGCTCCGCTTTGTCGCCTTCCTTGAACTTGCCTTTGAAAACAGCCCAAGCCTAAAGCAAAGAATgaacaaaaaaccctcacaaaaTCCTCCCTGTGAGCCCTACAAAACCTCTCAGGGAGGAAGAGCTGGGGTGGCACATTTTGCATCTTGCACCCCTTCTCAAGCATCTCTTGGGGATTTGCTGTTTCACTCCTAGACTGCACAGCCACCACAcctggggggggttttggggtgcagagcagcactgcctgcctcagaaatgcaaaaaaaaggcttttaaaagcCAGGTTTTTCAAAAAGCAGAGGGCAAAATCATCACCCGTGACTTCACTTCTGCACCTACGGGTCAGGAGATGCTGGGAGCACAAGGAATATCTGCTCAATTAAAAATCAAGATAAACCTCATTTTTCAGCTCCTGGCTGATaagttaataaataaataaataggtcTTCCCAAGATCAGAACTTAATTTGTGCTTTTTGTAGGACAATGTATTTTACCACTgaaggaagaatgaaaaatgtcacatattttttaaaatatacatattgATTTCTTTTATAGATATTTCAAGGCTATCCTCAGAACTCAGTGCTCCCAAACCATTCAGTAATTTCTTACTGAAATTAACTCCTTCACCAGTACAGATACTTGGAAGTGGGGTCAGAGAGAAGGGAATTCCTGGAGAAGACCTGAACATTTTGCTTCAGGAtagaattttcccttttccaaaaCTGGAACCCCACCCTTCAGTGAAATCCTTCCTGCCTACGTACAAAATCtttagtttttttaatataaatccAGCATTTTATCAAGAGAAGTTGATGAGAAGTTTAGAGCAGGTCAAAAGCTGCTTCTCACATCACACCTGGATTCAAACAGGATGAAAACAAACCTAAAACTGGTCCTAATTTTCGATAAGAAGGAATAAATCATCAAGAGCTGATAAGAACTTTAGAGCAGGTCAAAAGCCACTTCTCACATCACACCTGCTTCTCACAAACAGGATTCATCCTGTTTGAGTCCTGAAACCTAAAACTGGTcctaatttttaataaaaattaataaatcaaGAGAAGCTGATGAGAAGTTTAGAGCAGGTCAAAAGCTGCTTCTCACATCACACCTGAATTCAAACATGCTGAAAACAAACCTAAAACTGGTCCTAATTTTTGATAAAAAGGAATAAatcatcaagagcagc harbors:
- the IRF8 gene encoding interferon regulatory factor 8 yields the protein MCDRNGGRRLRQWLIEQIDSELYAGLVWENEEKSMFRIPWKHAGKQDYNQEVDASIFKAWAVFKGKFKEGDKAEPATWKTRLRCALNKSPDFEEVTDRSQLDISEPYKVYRIVPEEEQKCKAGVANGSSLADVSDMDCSSSAIEDLIKEPSCVDEYLGIIKRSPSPPQETCRNPPIPDWWVQQPSPALPLMSGYSSYEQYHSGYSQMVISFYYSGRLVGHVSTSCSEGCRISLGQPSGHGEKLYAPDALEHVRFPSADAIQNDRQKQITRKLFGHLERGVLLHSNKQGIFIKRLCQGRVFWSGNTMAYKDRPNKLDREEVVKIFDTNLFFRELQQYYNNQGRFPDSRVMLCFGEEFPDAVPLRCKLILVQVEQLYLRQVVDEAGKSCSSSPMLPVAEEPQHEQGYRIFQDVCTTRPLFRENQQIAV